The following nucleotide sequence is from uncultured Draconibacterium sp..
CAGCCGGAGTTTTCTCGAAAGCAGTTTCGCCGGTAGCAGCACGCCATCCCAACAAGTTTTTATCGTCGTTAGCCCAGTCTTCCATCATAGTCGATGAAAATTCTCCGGACATAATATCATCCATGTGTTTTTCAAACAACGGACGCATAATTTCTTTTAGTTCTTCCGAAAGTTTGTAAGCCTCAATTTTTGCCGGATTCGACAAACGATCCATCATGTTGGTAATTCCGCCAAGCTTCAATGCTTCGGTGATTGTTTCCCATCCGTACTGAATCAGTTTCGATGCATAACCGGCATCAATTCCTTTTTCAATCATTTTATCGAAACACAAAATAGAACCGGTTTGTAATAATCCACAAAGAATGGTTTGCTCGCCCATCAGGTCTGATTTTACCTCGGCAACAAACGAAGAAAGCAATACTCCGGCTTTATGACCACCGGTACCAACTGCATAAGCTTTTGCAATTTCCAAACCATCGCCATTCGGATCGTTTTCGCGGTGAACGGCAATCAATGTAGGCACACCAAATCCACGCAGGTACTCGGCACGAACTTCTGAACCCGGAGATTTTGGAGCCACCATAATTACGGTAATATCGTCGCGAATCTGCATTCCTTCTTCAACAATATTAAATCCGTGTGAGTAAGCCAGGCAAGCACCTTTTTTCATCAAAGGAACCACCTTGTTTACAACCGGAGTGTGTTGTTTATCTGGTGTAAGATTCAATACCAAATCAGCCTTAGGCACCAATTCTTCGAAAGTACCTACTTCAAAACCGTTTTCAGTAGCATTTACATATGACGCACGTTTTTCGTCGATGGCAGTCTGACGCAAGGCGTAAGCAACATTTAATCCGCTGTCGCGAAGGTTCAATCCCTGGTGCAATCCCTGTGCTCCACAACCCAATACTACAATTTGTTTTCCTTTCAGTTTTTCAACTCCGTCTGCAAATTCCGACTCATCCATAAAGTCGCATTTTCCCAACTGGTCTAACTGAAGACGAAGTGGCAATGTATTGAAATAATTTTCCATGATCTTTTATTTTTTACGATTAATATACTTTTAAGCTGTAATATTCCGTGGTTTGTATCCAAATACACAAACCTGAATACAAAGCAACAAAATTTCTGTAAGCCTGAAAATGTAAAATTACATGAATTTTAGGTAATTTTCATGGATTTGCGTTTTAACTCTGTTTTAAGGATTAAAATTACATCACTAATTTTCAACGGCTTAAACAATGTGAATAATATGCAATTTTACCAGCACTACAGCGATTGCGAACGAAACTTCAATGGAGACAGACCTACTTCGCGTTTAAAAAATTTGGCAAAGTAACTCTGATCAGGGAAGTTCATTTTTGCGGCAATTTCCGAAACGCTGAGATTGGTATGTACCAACAGGCGTTTGATCTCGATAATTTGTTTCGATTTAATAATCTGCGACGAGGTTTTGCCGGTAAGCTGGTTTACCGTTTGTGTTAAATGATTTGGAGTTAACGCCATAATATCGGCATACTGCGCCACCGAAAGGTTCTCGTGAAAATGCTCTTCCAGCAGCTGAAAGAATTTTTTTACCACAATGTGCCCTTTTCCTTTCCAACGGTTCTCATCGTATGGGTAAAGCGATGCACTTGTTGTTAAAATCAAGTCGAGTACCGATCGTAAAATATCGATGGAATAACCTTCAGGCCTGCGAATTTCGTTAACACCTTTTTTAAACAAACTCTCCAGAAAAA
It contains:
- the ilvC gene encoding ketol-acid reductoisomerase, whose protein sequence is MENYFNTLPLRLQLDQLGKCDFMDESEFADGVEKLKGKQIVVLGCGAQGLHQGLNLRDSGLNVAYALRQTAIDEKRASYVNATENGFEVGTFEELVPKADLVLNLTPDKQHTPVVNKVVPLMKKGACLAYSHGFNIVEEGMQIRDDITVIMVAPKSPGSEVRAEYLRGFGVPTLIAVHRENDPNGDGLEIAKAYAVGTGGHKAGVLLSSFVAEVKSDLMGEQTILCGLLQTGSILCFDKMIEKGIDAGYASKLIQYGWETITEALKLGGITNMMDRLSNPAKIEAYKLSEELKEIMRPLFEKHMDDIMSGEFSSTMMEDWANDDKNLLGWRAATGETAFEKTPAGDVEISEQDYFDNGTLMVAFVKSGVELAFEVMTESGIKEESAYYESLHETPLIANTIARKKLFEMNRTISDTAEYGCYLFDHACKPLLTDFMKKIDTDVIGKNFNDGKSAHVDNKELIEINDEIRYHDVEIIGAELREAMESMKSII
- a CDS encoding AraC family transcriptional regulator, which gives rise to MKAGSENLPVYSLHNFSSEERASQQFQVEVFDANRHFAVKYPHRHDFFEVLYLQKGNGSHVIDGNKYDIEPPCIFFMSPGQAHKIEFSHDIDGFIFIFTADFYLLNQRNPNRLIEFPFFFTIRQDNPPLVLKDENDKLFLESLFKKGVNEIRRPEGYSIDILRSVLDLILTTSASLYPYDENRWKGKGHIVVKKFFQLLEEHFHENLSVAQYADIMALTPNHLTQTVNQLTGKTSSQIIKSKQIIEIKRLLVHTNLSVSEIAAKMNFPDQSYFAKFFKREVGLSPLKFRSQSL